In Rhizobium sp. ZPR4, a genomic segment contains:
- a CDS encoding dipeptidase, producing the protein MQAVFDGHNDVLLRLWHHARDGADPIAEFKDGTSSGHIDAPRARAGGLAGGLCAIYIPSGDLVFADPDSNGHYATLLAAPLERTPSLDIALDMAAIALRLDRAGAWKLCRSTAEIRNCMEKGVFAAVMHMEGCEAIDADLIALETFYAAGLRSLGPVWSRNNVFAHGVPFAYPSSPDTGPGLTDAGFALVRACNRLGILVDLAHITEKGFWDVAKTSDQPLVASHSNAHALTPVARNLTDKQLDAIKESHGIVGLNYATAMLRDDARSDADTSLEAMVRHVDHLVSRLGIDCVGLGSDFDGATIPAEIGDAAGNQNLIAALRDAGYAEADLVKLCRENWLRVLASAWKEGSR; encoded by the coding sequence ATGCAAGCCGTATTCGATGGTCACAACGACGTTCTCTTGAGACTCTGGCATCACGCGCGCGACGGCGCGGACCCGATCGCTGAATTCAAGGACGGGACGTCTAGCGGCCATATCGATGCACCCCGGGCTCGGGCCGGTGGCCTGGCCGGTGGTCTTTGCGCCATCTATATTCCTTCGGGCGATCTCGTCTTTGCCGATCCGGACAGCAACGGTCACTATGCCACACTGCTGGCGGCTCCGCTGGAGCGGACGCCTTCTCTCGACATCGCGCTGGACATGGCGGCGATCGCGCTGAGGCTCGATCGCGCCGGCGCCTGGAAGCTTTGCCGCTCCACCGCCGAGATCCGCAATTGCATGGAGAAGGGCGTTTTCGCCGCCGTCATGCATATGGAAGGCTGCGAGGCGATCGACGCCGATCTCATTGCGCTCGAAACCTTCTATGCCGCCGGCTTGCGCTCGCTCGGTCCCGTCTGGAGCCGCAACAACGTCTTTGCCCATGGCGTGCCCTTTGCCTATCCGAGCTCGCCGGATACCGGACCTGGCCTGACGGACGCCGGCTTTGCGCTGGTGCGCGCCTGCAACCGGCTCGGCATTCTCGTCGATCTCGCCCACATCACCGAAAAGGGCTTCTGGGATGTGGCCAAGACTTCGGACCAGCCGCTGGTCGCCAGCCACTCCAATGCGCATGCTCTGACGCCGGTCGCACGCAATCTCACCGACAAGCAGCTCGACGCCATCAAGGAGAGCCACGGCATCGTCGGTCTCAACTATGCAACGGCGATGCTGCGCGACGACGCGCGCTCGGATGCCGATACATCGCTCGAGGCGATGGTGCGCCATGTCGATCATCTCGTCAGCCGCCTCGGCATCGACTGCGTAGGTCTCGGATCGGACTTCGACGGCGCCACGATCCCAGCCGAAATCGGCGATGCTGCCGGCAATCAAAACCTGATTGCCGCCCTTCGGGACGCTGGTTATGCTGAAGCCGATCTTGTGAAGCTGTGCAGGGAAAACTGGCTTCGCGTCCTGGCGTCCGCCTGGAAGGAAGGCAGCCGATAA
- a CDS encoding ABC transporter permease, giving the protein MVSKVAEATAPAVTRPRRRRVPPELGIFLVLIGIALLCEILGWIFVGQSFLLNLQRLKIMILQVSVIGIISVGVTQVIITGGIDLSSGSVVGLTAMVAASFAQSSTWARAVYPALTDMPFFVPIGIGLLIGLLAGYINGQLITKTKIPPFIATLGMMVSARGLSKLYTKGQPISGLTDQFNFIGSGIWPVVVFLIIAVLFHVVLRYTRYGKFTYAIGANVQAARVSGINVEAHLVKVYAIAGLLAGLAGIITAARVQTAQAGMGVNYELDAIAAAVIGGTSLTGGVGRIAGTVIGTVILGVMISGFTFLNVDAYYQEIAKGFIIVAAVAIDVYRQKKRAKR; this is encoded by the coding sequence ATGGTTAGCAAAGTTGCAGAGGCGACCGCCCCGGCAGTCACACGGCCAAGACGTCGCCGCGTGCCGCCCGAACTCGGCATCTTCCTGGTGCTGATCGGCATCGCGCTCCTCTGTGAGATCCTCGGTTGGATCTTCGTCGGCCAGAGCTTCCTTTTGAACCTGCAGCGCCTGAAAATCATGATCCTGCAGGTCTCGGTCATCGGCATCATCTCGGTCGGTGTGACGCAAGTCATCATCACGGGCGGCATCGACCTCTCGTCCGGCTCCGTCGTCGGCCTGACGGCCATGGTGGCCGCGAGCTTCGCTCAGTCGTCGACCTGGGCGCGTGCCGTCTATCCCGCGCTGACCGACATGCCCTTCTTCGTGCCGATCGGCATCGGCCTGCTGATCGGCCTCCTTGCCGGCTATATCAATGGGCAGCTGATCACGAAAACGAAGATCCCACCCTTCATCGCAACGCTCGGGATGATGGTCTCCGCCCGTGGCCTATCGAAGCTCTACACCAAGGGCCAGCCGATCTCGGGTCTGACCGACCAGTTCAATTTCATCGGCTCCGGTATCTGGCCAGTTGTCGTTTTCCTCATCATCGCGGTCCTCTTCCATGTCGTGCTGCGCTACACGCGCTATGGCAAGTTCACCTATGCGATCGGCGCCAATGTGCAGGCGGCGCGCGTATCGGGCATCAATGTCGAGGCGCATCTGGTCAAGGTCTATGCAATTGCCGGACTTCTGGCAGGTCTCGCCGGCATCATCACGGCTGCCCGCGTGCAGACGGCGCAGGCCGGCATGGGCGTGAACTATGAACTGGATGCGATCGCAGCTGCCGTCATCGGCGGCACGTCGCTGACAGGCGGTGTTGGTCGCATCGCCGGCACGGTGATCGGCACCGTCATCCTCGGCGTGATGATCTCGGGCTTCACCTTCCTCAACGTCGATGCCTATTACCAGGAAATCGCCAAGGGTTTCATCATCGTCGCGGCCGTTGCCATCGACGTCTACCGCCAGAAGAAGCGGGCCAAGCGCTGA
- a CDS encoding sugar ABC transporter ATP-binding protein: protein MVVSPSTMAAVRASGVVPNAAYLLSAEGIRKEFPGVLALDDVSFRLKRGTVHALMGENGAGKSTLMKILAGIYIPDQGEVRLKGVDIRLKSPLDALENGIAMIHQELNLMPFMTVSENIWIRREPKNRFGLVDHAEMSRKTEELFQRLNISIDPEIQVRELSVASRQMVEIAKAVSYNSDVLIMDEPTSALTEREVAHLFQIIRDLRSQGIGIVYITHKMNELFEIADEFSVFRDGKYIGTHASTDVTRDDIIRMMVGREITQMFPKEEVPIGETVLSVKDLSLNGVFSNVSFDVRAGEILGVAGLVGSGRSNVAEAIFGVTPASSGTIELFGKKTEITSPAAAIRHGMAFLTEDRKDTGCLLILSVLENMQVAVLHDKFVRGGFVQEGAIEEACEEMARKLRVKTPNLDERIENLSGGNQQKALIGRWMLTNPRILILDEPTRGIDVGAKAEIHRLVTEMARNGVAVIMISSEMPEVLGMSDRIMVMHEGRVTGFLDRADATQVKVMELAAQ from the coding sequence ATGGTTGTGAGCCCATCCACCATGGCGGCGGTACGCGCCAGCGGCGTTGTCCCCAATGCCGCCTATCTGCTGAGCGCAGAAGGCATCCGCAAGGAATTTCCCGGCGTGCTCGCCCTTGATGACGTTTCCTTCCGCCTGAAGCGCGGAACGGTGCATGCGCTGATGGGCGAAAACGGCGCGGGCAAATCGACGCTGATGAAGATCCTTGCCGGCATCTATATTCCCGACCAGGGCGAAGTGCGCCTCAAGGGTGTGGACATCCGGCTGAAGTCGCCGCTCGACGCGCTGGAAAACGGCATCGCCATGATCCATCAGGAACTGAACCTGATGCCCTTCATGACCGTTTCGGAGAATATCTGGATCCGGCGCGAGCCGAAGAACCGTTTCGGCCTCGTCGACCACGCGGAGATGAGCCGCAAGACCGAGGAACTCTTCCAGCGCCTCAACATTTCCATCGACCCTGAAATTCAGGTGCGCGAGCTTTCGGTCGCGAGCCGGCAGATGGTCGAGATCGCCAAGGCGGTTTCCTATAATTCCGATGTGCTGATCATGGACGAGCCGACTTCGGCGCTGACCGAGCGCGAGGTGGCGCATCTCTTCCAGATCATCCGCGACCTGCGCTCCCAGGGCATCGGCATCGTCTACATCACCCACAAGATGAATGAGCTGTTCGAGATCGCCGACGAATTTTCGGTGTTCCGCGACGGCAAATATATCGGCACGCATGCCTCCACCGATGTGACCCGCGACGACATCATCCGCATGATGGTCGGCCGCGAGATCACGCAGATGTTTCCCAAAGAGGAAGTGCCGATCGGCGAGACCGTGCTGTCGGTCAAGGATCTCAGCCTCAACGGCGTCTTCTCCAATGTTTCATTCGATGTCAGGGCCGGCGAAATTCTCGGCGTGGCCGGGCTTGTGGGATCGGGCCGGTCGAATGTCGCCGAAGCCATCTTCGGCGTCACGCCGGCCTCCTCCGGCACGATCGAGCTTTTCGGCAAGAAGACCGAAATCACCTCGCCGGCGGCTGCGATCCGCCACGGCATGGCGTTCCTGACCGAGGACCGCAAGGATACGGGCTGTCTTCTTATCCTCAGCGTGCTCGAGAACATGCAGGTGGCTGTGCTGCACGACAAATTCGTGCGCGGCGGCTTCGTGCAGGAGGGCGCGATCGAAGAGGCCTGCGAGGAGATGGCGCGCAAGCTGCGCGTCAAGACGCCGAACCTCGACGAACGCATCGAAAACCTTTCCGGCGGCAATCAGCAGAAGGCGCTGATCGGCCGGTGGATGCTCACCAATCCCCGCATTCTCATCCTGGACGAGCCGACGCGCGGCATCGATGTCGGCGCCAAGGCGGAGATCCATCGCCTCGTTACCGAAATGGCGCGCAACGGCGTCGCCGTCATCATGATCTCGTCGGAAATGCCCGAGGTGCTCGGCATGAGCGACCGCATCATGGTGATGCATGAGGGACGGGTGACAGGGTTCCTGGATCGTGCGGACGCAACTCAAGTGAAGGTGATGGAGCTGGCCGCGCAGTGA
- a CDS encoding sugar ABC transporter substrate-binding protein: protein MKKFILGSAMALLLSTAAHAQTIGVSMALFDDNFLTVLRNGMQDYAKDKGVTLQVEDAQNDIAKQQSQIQNFIASKVDAIIVNPVDTDATAAISKLAADAKIPLVYVNREPANVDSLPDQQAFVASNEQESGTLEAKEVCRLLGGKGKAVIMMGELSNQAARMRTKDVHDVVATDECKGIQIVQEQTANWQRTQGADLMTNWLSSGLEFDAVISNNDEMAIGAIQALKAAGKPLDKIVVAGVDATQDALAAMQAGDLKVTVFQDAAGQGKGAVDAAMKLAKGDKIEKKVYIPFQLVTPANVKDFVKKN, encoded by the coding sequence ATGAAGAAATTTATCCTTGGTTCTGCGATGGCTCTCCTGCTGTCGACTGCTGCTCACGCCCAAACCATCGGCGTTTCGATGGCTCTGTTCGACGACAACTTTCTGACCGTTCTGCGCAACGGCATGCAGGACTACGCCAAGGACAAGGGCGTGACGCTGCAGGTCGAAGATGCCCAGAACGACATTGCCAAGCAGCAGAGCCAGATCCAGAACTTCATCGCCAGTAAGGTCGATGCCATCATTGTGAACCCGGTCGATACCGACGCAACGGCTGCCATTTCCAAGCTCGCCGCCGATGCCAAGATCCCGCTCGTCTACGTCAACCGCGAGCCGGCCAACGTCGACAGCCTTCCGGATCAGCAGGCCTTTGTTGCTTCCAACGAGCAGGAATCCGGTACGCTGGAAGCCAAGGAAGTGTGCCGGTTGCTGGGTGGCAAGGGCAAAGCCGTCATCATGATGGGCGAACTCTCGAACCAGGCTGCCCGCATGCGCACCAAGGACGTCCATGACGTCGTTGCGACCGACGAGTGCAAGGGTATCCAGATCGTCCAGGAGCAGACCGCCAACTGGCAGCGTACCCAGGGCGCCGACCTGATGACCAACTGGCTCTCCAGCGGTCTCGAATTCGATGCTGTCATCTCCAACAACGACGAAATGGCGATCGGCGCCATCCAGGCGCTGAAGGCTGCCGGCAAGCCGCTGGACAAGATTGTCGTTGCCGGCGTCGACGCCACGCAGGATGCACTTGCCGCCATGCAGGCCGGCGACCTGAAGGTCACCGTATTCCAGGATGCTGCCGGCCAGGGCAAGGGTGCGGTCGATGCCGCGATGAAGCTCGCCAAGGGCGATAAGATCGAGAAGAAGGTCTATATCCCCTTCCAGCTCGTCACGCCGGCCAACGTCAAGGACTTCGTCAAGAAGAACTGA
- a CDS encoding DUF1993 domain-containing protein: protein MPSMYSFSVPVFQRGLQNLSAYLDKIEAHAAEKGVAAEELISARLIDDMLPLSGQYQRASDTAKLTISRLAGIDAPRFEDNETTVADLRERLKKTQDFLATVTPATMEGSDVREVTISPGGNKIVFKGEDYLAKFALPNFFFHVTTAHDILRSRGLSIGKMNYLGSFA from the coding sequence ATGCCCTCGATGTACAGTTTCTCGGTCCCCGTCTTCCAACGCGGCCTCCAAAACCTTTCGGCCTATCTCGACAAGATCGAAGCCCATGCGGCTGAAAAAGGCGTTGCGGCGGAGGAACTCATTTCCGCCCGCCTGATCGACGACATGCTGCCGCTCTCCGGCCAGTATCAGCGCGCCTCCGATACTGCAAAGCTCACCATTTCCCGTCTTGCCGGCATCGATGCGCCGCGCTTCGAAGACAACGAAACGACTGTCGCCGATCTGCGCGAGCGTCTGAAGAAAACGCAGGATTTCCTGGCGACGGTTACGCCGGCAACGATGGAAGGCAGCGATGTGCGGGAAGTGACGATCTCGCCCGGAGGCAACAAGATCGTCTTCAAGGGCGAGGATTACCTGGCGAAATTCGCGCTGCCGAATTTCTTCTTCCACGTCACCACGGCACACGACATCCTGCGCAGCCGCGGCCTGTCTATCGGCAAGATGAACTATCTCGGATCGTTTGCTTAA
- a CDS encoding alkaline phosphatase family protein: MPNPTSTEPSSLVGVGGKRPNVLLISADQWRGDCLSAVGHECVKTPNVDALAKEGVLFRRHYAGTAPCSPARATLYTGLYQMNHRVCRNGSPLDARFDNVALAARRAGYDPTLFGYTDTAPDPRDRDPHDPHLTTYEGVLPGFTPRQLLPEHEKQWLSWLRSRGHADAVSRDIHIPLSAEPGEISNNAPAYSRDETQTAFLAGEFIRWLGEQDQPWFAHVSFLRPHPPFSVPEPYNRMFSTADGPAFARAADRETEMALHPLLAFGLPLIGKGGFMYGGKGSINEWTSEDFSAIRAIYYGMIAEVDAQLGRIWQALKDAGAWDDTVIVFTSDHAEMMGDHWMLGKGGFFDGSYHVPLVIRDPRQSATHGRQVARFTSAADIFPSLCDRLGVAPANHVDGESLLPFLSGSEPEGWRDAAFWEFDFRDIAEGIPERHFGLRSNACNLAVIRDERFKYVHCAGLPPLLFDLSKDPAELSNVAEDGVYTAIRLAYAEKLLSLRAEHLDQTLAYTELTEKGPVSLRP, encoded by the coding sequence ATGCCAAATCCAACCAGCACTGAACCCTCCTCTTTGGTTGGTGTTGGGGGCAAGCGCCCGAACGTTCTGTTGATTTCGGCTGACCAGTGGCGGGGAGATTGCCTTTCCGCCGTCGGACATGAATGCGTGAAGACACCCAATGTCGATGCGCTGGCAAAGGAAGGCGTGCTCTTTCGACGCCACTATGCCGGTACTGCACCCTGCTCGCCGGCGCGGGCGACGCTCTATACCGGCCTTTATCAGATGAACCATCGCGTTTGCCGCAATGGTTCGCCGCTGGATGCCCGTTTCGACAATGTCGCGCTTGCGGCGCGCCGCGCCGGCTACGATCCGACGCTGTTCGGCTATACCGACACGGCGCCCGATCCGCGCGACCGCGATCCCCATGATCCGCATCTGACGACCTATGAAGGCGTGCTGCCCGGGTTTACGCCGCGGCAGCTTCTGCCGGAGCATGAGAAGCAGTGGCTCTCCTGGCTGCGGTCACGCGGCCATGCCGATGCCGTCAGCCGCGATATCCATATTCCGCTCAGTGCCGAGCCCGGCGAAATTTCCAACAATGCGCCGGCCTATTCCAGGGACGAGACGCAGACGGCCTTTCTGGCGGGCGAGTTCATCCGCTGGCTTGGCGAGCAGGATCAGCCCTGGTTCGCGCATGTTTCCTTCCTGCGGCCGCATCCGCCTTTCTCGGTGCCGGAGCCCTATAACCGCATGTTCTCGACCGCCGATGGCCCGGCCTTTGCACGCGCCGCCGACCGCGAGACGGAAATGGCGCTGCATCCCCTGCTCGCCTTCGGCCTGCCGCTGATCGGCAAGGGCGGCTTCATGTATGGCGGCAAAGGCTCCATCAACGAGTGGACGTCGGAGGATTTTTCGGCGATCCGCGCCATCTATTACGGCATGATCGCCGAGGTCGATGCGCAGCTTGGCCGGATCTGGCAGGCCCTGAAGGATGCCGGCGCCTGGGACGATACCGTCATCGTCTTCACGTCGGACCATGCCGAGATGATGGGCGATCACTGGATGCTCGGCAAGGGCGGCTTCTTCGACGGAAGCTATCATGTTCCCCTTGTCATTCGTGATCCCCGTCAGAGCGCCACGCATGGCCGGCAGGTGGCACGCTTCACCAGCGCCGCTGATATTTTCCCAAGCCTGTGTGACCGGCTGGGTGTTGCGCCGGCAAATCATGTCGATGGCGAAAGCCTGCTGCCCTTCCTCTCCGGTTCCGAACCGGAAGGTTGGCGTGATGCGGCCTTCTGGGAGTTCGATTTCCGCGATATTGCCGAGGGCATTCCCGAGCGGCATTTCGGCCTGCGGTCCAATGCCTGCAATCTGGCCGTTATCCGCGATGAGCGTTTCAAATACGTCCATTGCGCGGGTCTTCCGCCGCTGCTCTTCGATCTTTCAAAGGATCCGGCGGAACTATCCAATGTCGCCGAGGACGGCGTTTACACGGCGATCAGGCTCGCCTACGCCGAAAAGCTTCTCTCGCTTCGGGCGGAGCATCTGGACCAGACGCTGGCCTATACAGAGCTGACGGAAAAAGGGCCGGTTTCGCTCCGGCCCTGA
- the galE gene encoding UDP-glucose 4-epimerase GalE: protein MAGETVLVVGGAGYIGSHTCLDLANKGFKPVVYDNFSNGHREFVKWGPAEEGDIRDRARLDEVLAKHKPAAILHFAALIEVGESVKDPVSFYENNVIGTLTLLSAAQAAGVKAFVFSSTCATYGLPQSVPLDESHQQVPINPYGRTKYIVEQALADYDQYKDLRSVVLRYFNAAGADFEGRIGEWHTPETHAIPLAIDAALGRRQGFKVFGSDYDTRDGTCVRDYIHVLDLADAHVRAVEYLLDGGDSVALNLGTGTGTTVKELLGTIETVSNRPFPVEYVGRREGDSTTLVANNDKARDILGWSPQYDLTEIIQSAWNWHAKSNQH from the coding sequence ATGGCAGGAGAAACGGTGCTTGTGGTCGGCGGAGCCGGATATATCGGTTCGCACACATGTCTGGATCTGGCGAACAAGGGGTTCAAACCCGTCGTCTACGACAATTTCTCCAACGGTCATCGTGAGTTCGTCAAATGGGGTCCGGCAGAGGAAGGCGATATCCGCGATCGTGCGCGTCTCGATGAAGTCCTTGCCAAGCACAAGCCGGCCGCCATCCTGCATTTTGCCGCACTGATCGAGGTCGGTGAGTCGGTGAAGGATCCCGTCTCCTTCTATGAAAACAATGTCATCGGCACGCTGACCCTGCTTTCGGCAGCACAGGCGGCCGGCGTGAAGGCTTTCGTCTTTTCGTCCACCTGCGCGACCTATGGCCTGCCGCAGAGCGTGCCGCTTGATGAAAGCCACCAGCAGGTACCGATCAACCCCTATGGCCGCACGAAATACATCGTCGAGCAGGCGCTTGCCGATTACGACCAGTACAAGGACCTGCGCTCCGTCGTGCTGCGCTATTTCAATGCCGCCGGCGCCGATTTCGAGGGCCGCATCGGCGAGTGGCATACGCCGGAAACCCATGCGATCCCGCTTGCCATCGATGCCGCCCTCGGTCGCCGCCAGGGTTTCAAGGTCTTCGGCAGTGACTATGATACGCGCGACGGCACTTGTGTCCGCGATTACATCCATGTGCTCGATCTTGCCGACGCTCATGTCCGCGCCGTGGAATATCTGCTTGATGGCGGCGATTCCGTCGCGCTCAATCTCGGTACCGGCACGGGCACGACGGTGAAGGAATTGCTCGGCACGATCGAGACGGTGTCGAACCGGCCGTTCCCGGTCGAATATGTCGGCCGCCGCGAAGGCGATTCGACGACGCTCGTCGCCAACAACGACAAGGCCCGCGATATCCTTGGCTGGTCGCCGCAATACGATCTAACCGAGATCATCCAATCCGCATGGAATTGGCATGCCAAATCCAACCAGCACTGA
- a CDS encoding DUF1275 family protein produces MKPSLPTLLSINGGYVDTAGFLALHGLFTAHVTGNFVTLGASLVLGTSGALAKLLALPVFCVVVILARLIGGDLSRRNLPTLQIILTLKLLLLVFAAILALRFGPFGDGDGWQPILTGMTLVAAMAIQTTAHRIHLGSTPPTTMMTGTTTQIMIDIADLLRGAKPEDKVAMKARLGRMGVAVGGFAFGCALAAALFMLAGMACFLLPPVLALAGILMHTGKAEGKPA; encoded by the coding sequence ATGAAGCCGAGCCTTCCCACCCTTCTGAGCATCAATGGTGGCTATGTCGACACCGCCGGGTTTCTTGCCCTGCATGGGCTGTTCACGGCGCATGTCACGGGCAATTTCGTTACGCTCGGCGCTTCATTGGTACTCGGGACCTCGGGCGCGCTAGCCAAGCTTCTGGCGCTGCCGGTTTTCTGCGTCGTTGTCATCCTCGCGCGTCTTATTGGCGGCGATCTCTCGCGGCGCAATCTGCCGACGTTGCAGATCATCCTGACGCTGAAATTGCTGCTGCTTGTGTTTGCGGCAATCCTCGCCCTACGCTTCGGCCCGTTTGGCGATGGGGACGGGTGGCAGCCGATTCTGACAGGGATGACGCTTGTCGCCGCCATGGCCATTCAGACGACGGCGCACCGCATCCATCTCGGTTCGACGCCGCCGACGACGATGATGACGGGCACGACGACGCAGATCATGATCGACATTGCCGACCTGCTGCGAGGTGCCAAGCCGGAAGATAAAGTTGCGATGAAGGCGCGGCTTGGCCGCATGGGTGTCGCCGTCGGCGGCTTTGCCTTTGGCTGTGCGCTGGCGGCGGCGCTTTTCATGCTTGCCGGCATGGCTTGTTTCCTGCTGCCGCCGGTTCTGGCGCTTGCCGGAATTCTTATGCATACCGGCAAGGCAGAGGGCAAGCCGGCTTAG
- a CDS encoding GSU2403 family nucleotidyltransferase fold protein — translation MNRLDTMYQTILAELGQRVFDASFVSDFPADGRFVSVTVKDRKYWYFDQPDGQGGQTRRYVGPADDAAITERVTQFKALKNDFTSRRKLVRTLIREGGLPRPENRAGDIIEVLANAGFFRLRGVLIGTVAYQCYSGLLGVRLPSASMVTGDADLAQDFAISNEVQDSLPPILDLLRSVDETFQPIPPHGSGSPRSSAFRTQDAYRVEFLTGNRGSDDYLDKPAEMPALGGASADPLRFLDFLIYEPVRTVLLHQAGVSVLVPDPARYAIHKLIVATRRIKTADSFLKQQKDLDQATALIEAMAQVRRFNDMREALQEAWARGPAWREAITEALSMIPNETANRLVKVIDENDGG, via the coding sequence ATGAACCGCCTCGACACAATGTATCAAACGATCCTAGCCGAACTTGGTCAACGGGTTTTCGATGCCAGCTTCGTTTCCGACTTCCCGGCCGACGGCCGTTTTGTCTCCGTCACGGTGAAGGATCGCAAATATTGGTATTTCGATCAACCCGACGGGCAGGGCGGCCAAACTCGCCGCTATGTCGGTCCTGCTGATGATGCCGCGATCACTGAAAGGGTTACGCAATTCAAGGCGCTAAAGAATGATTTCACGTCACGCCGCAAGCTCGTTCGGACGTTGATTCGTGAAGGCGGACTTCCCAGACCTGAGAATAGGGCTGGGGACATCATTGAAGTTCTCGCCAATGCGGGTTTCTTCCGGCTGCGTGGCGTCCTCATCGGCACAGTCGCGTATCAATGCTACTCCGGCCTCCTCGGCGTCCGTCTGCCTTCCGCTTCCATGGTGACGGGTGACGCTGATCTCGCGCAAGATTTTGCAATCTCCAACGAAGTACAAGACAGCCTTCCCCCTATTCTCGATCTGCTCCGATCGGTCGACGAGACATTCCAGCCGATCCCGCCGCATGGTTCGGGCTCGCCGCGATCGTCGGCTTTCCGGACACAAGATGCTTACCGCGTCGAATTTTTGACCGGGAATCGAGGATCAGACGATTATTTGGACAAGCCTGCCGAAATGCCCGCCCTTGGCGGTGCCTCGGCTGATCCGCTCCGGTTTCTCGATTTCCTGATCTACGAGCCGGTGCGGACGGTCTTGCTGCATCAAGCTGGAGTGTCGGTTCTCGTACCCGATCCGGCTCGGTATGCCATTCATAAGCTGATCGTCGCCACGCGGCGGATTAAGACGGCCGATAGCTTTCTGAAGCAGCAGAAAGACCTCGATCAGGCGACAGCACTGATCGAGGCCATGGCGCAAGTGCGCCGATTCAACGATATGAGGGAAGCTCTTCAAGAGGCTTGGGCGAGAGGACCGGCTTGGCGAGAGGCGATCACCGAAGCGCTTTCCATGATCCCCAATGAAACTGCTAATCGGCTGGTGAAAGTCATCGATGAAAATGACGGGGGATAG